One stretch of Methermicoccus shengliensis DSM 18856 DNA includes these proteins:
- the smc gene encoding chromosome segregation protein SMC yields MYIKRLEIQNFKSFGRRVSIPFFEGFTTVSGPNGSGKSNIVDAIVFCLGLSTSRAMRAERLTDLIHSTERYHPDFAEVRIVLDNSDRKIPIDTDDIEIVRRVRRTESGHYSYCYLNSKSVSLTELHRHLAKAGITPEGYNIVMQGDVTRIVNMTPTERRKIIDEIAGIAEFDEKKERTLAELSIVKERIERVGVILEEVQVQLERLKGERAHALRYASLREKKRLYESYMVLSRLKEAQSELSRLDKEIHLAAGREDSLKEKLSHAQQQLEQKKRELSALTEQISQKGEQEQLALRLEIEELKGRAARCNTAIEVAQLQNTRLDEQMRHIYHEMDELSERLSHIEEQQESEELNLLALQGEVEEKLEHCRSLKEQMASLDARFEGLREELASVRERLEKERQRRAELLREQDRLLDTARRRSMEEHEVAERIAQAEQLIASAGTDADDAKTELASVQRQLHTTQTEIDELEARRTRLQRELTRVERELRELEDQYARMEMRVRAAEDGAAYSKPVEMLLKARDRGELQGIYGTIAQLGEVDQRYALALEIAAGGRLQSIVVDSDADAAECIEYLKSKKLGRATFLPLNKMERARALRAEGKDGIVDFAINLVRFEPKFAPAFWYVFRDTLVVEDLDTARKLMGAHRMVTLDGELVEKSGAMTGGHITRRGVSFAASEQKKLEALAERIREKQAERHTLIDSINDTAGLIARAKREMAELEGRMGTIEMRLREISTRKERLSAEIERWTAQLSEIKEERQQLRSSMEHTEHQLSKMDESISQLTRIAEGLEAQLSKSEIPALSARLEQAEAELAHLQERVRDTQATLRRLELDREYVLKQESELKNKRAHIEQERRANLERIQTHAQEKREIEEKVEEKQQRLEQVSREIAHLQQIRRALEEEVEQHRTELMSIQMQLSEVASKKEGLMEERERLARDVEQARALVEERGVDIEEDVPSVEELQRRIASIERQMERLEPVNMRALEEYDATLTRKKELEERKSILEREREEILQRIEHYEHMKRQEFMRTFNAINDNFQKVFSELSHGTGTLVLENEDDPFAGGMSIRAKPANKTVQRLEAMSGGEKSLTALAFILAIQQHNPAPFYVFDEVDMFLDGVNAERVAKLIQHSSENAQFIVVSLRKPMIEAATYLVGVAMQEKDTSYITGVRLKKPEVLKKEI; encoded by the coding sequence GTGTACATCAAGAGGCTTGAGATTCAGAACTTCAAGTCGTTTGGAAGGCGGGTGAGCATCCCATTCTTTGAGGGTTTCACCACGGTGTCTGGACCAAACGGCAGTGGAAAGTCCAACATCGTGGATGCCATCGTGTTCTGCCTTGGGCTCTCCACCTCGAGAGCGATGCGCGCAGAGAGGCTCACCGACCTCATCCACAGCACCGAGAGATACCATCCCGACTTTGCCGAGGTCAGAATCGTGCTGGACAACTCAGACCGCAAGATACCCATCGACACCGATGATATCGAAATCGTGCGAAGGGTCAGGAGAACGGAAAGCGGGCACTACAGCTACTGCTACCTCAACTCCAAGAGCGTCTCACTCACCGAGCTGCATCGCCACCTCGCAAAGGCGGGCATCACCCCGGAGGGATACAACATCGTGATGCAGGGGGACGTCACCCGCATCGTGAACATGACCCCCACCGAGCGAAGGAAGATTATAGACGAGATAGCGGGCATCGCCGAGTTCGACGAGAAGAAGGAGAGGACGCTTGCCGAGCTCTCCATCGTGAAGGAGCGCATCGAGAGAGTGGGGGTCATCCTCGAGGAGGTGCAGGTGCAGCTCGAGCGGCTGAAGGGAGAGCGTGCCCATGCGCTGAGGTACGCATCTCTGAGGGAAAAAAAGAGACTGTATGAGAGCTACATGGTGCTCTCGAGGCTAAAGGAGGCACAGAGCGAGCTCTCAAGGCTCGATAAGGAGATACACCTGGCAGCCGGGAGGGAAGACTCACTTAAGGAGAAACTATCCCACGCACAGCAGCAGCTCGAGCAAAAAAAGAGGGAGCTTTCTGCCCTGACCGAGCAGATTTCGCAAAAGGGCGAGCAAGAGCAGCTTGCCCTCAGGCTCGAGATCGAGGAGCTGAAGGGCAGGGCAGCACGATGCAACACCGCCATCGAGGTCGCACAGCTGCAAAACACGAGGCTCGATGAGCAGATGCGGCACATCTACCACGAGATGGACGAGCTCTCGGAGAGGCTCTCCCATATAGAGGAGCAGCAGGAGAGCGAGGAACTCAACCTGCTGGCACTGCAGGGCGAGGTGGAGGAAAAGCTCGAGCACTGCAGGAGCCTTAAGGAGCAGATGGCATCGCTCGATGCGAGATTCGAGGGCTTGAGGGAAGAGCTCGCCAGCGTGAGGGAGAGGCTGGAAAAAGAGCGACAGAGGCGGGCAGAGCTGCTGAGGGAGCAGGACAGGCTCCTCGATACCGCACGCAGGAGGAGCATGGAGGAGCACGAGGTGGCAGAGAGAATCGCACAGGCCGAGCAGCTGATAGCCTCGGCTGGAACGGATGCCGACGATGCCAAGACAGAGCTCGCCTCGGTGCAAAGGCAGCTTCACACCACACAGACGGAGATTGATGAGCTGGAGGCGCGACGCACGAGGCTGCAGCGCGAGCTCACAAGGGTGGAAAGGGAGCTTCGGGAGCTGGAGGACCAGTATGCGAGGATGGAGATGCGGGTGAGGGCAGCAGAGGATGGTGCGGCATACTCAAAGCCCGTGGAGATGCTGCTAAAGGCGCGGGACAGAGGGGAGCTGCAGGGAATATATGGCACCATTGCCCAGCTTGGAGAGGTGGACCAGCGGTATGCACTGGCGCTGGAGATTGCTGCTGGGGGGCGGCTGCAGTCCATCGTGGTGGACAGTGATGCCGACGCCGCAGAATGCATCGAGTACCTCAAGAGCAAAAAACTGGGAAGGGCTACCTTTTTGCCCCTGAACAAGATGGAGCGGGCAAGAGCGCTCAGGGCAGAGGGGAAAGATGGCATAGTGGACTTTGCCATCAACCTGGTGCGCTTTGAGCCCAAGTTCGCTCCGGCGTTCTGGTACGTGTTCAGGGACACCCTCGTGGTGGAGGACCTGGACACGGCTCGGAAGCTGATGGGTGCGCACCGCATGGTGACACTCGATGGCGAGCTCGTGGAGAAGAGCGGCGCCATGACGGGAGGACACATCACCCGAAGGGGCGTATCGTTTGCAGCCTCTGAGCAAAAAAAGCTCGAGGCACTTGCAGAGCGCATAAGGGAAAAGCAGGCGGAAAGGCACACCCTCATCGACAGTATAAACGATACCGCTGGGCTCATTGCAAGGGCAAAGCGGGAGATGGCAGAGCTGGAGGGAAGAATGGGTACCATCGAGATGAGGCTCAGGGAGATATCCACCCGCAAGGAGCGGCTCTCTGCAGAGATCGAAAGATGGACCGCGCAGCTCTCCGAAATCAAGGAGGAGCGTCAGCAGCTTCGAAGCTCGATGGAGCACACCGAGCACCAGCTCTCGAAGATGGATGAGAGCATATCCCAGCTGACAAGGATCGCAGAGGGGCTGGAGGCACAGCTCTCCAAGAGCGAGATTCCAGCCCTCTCGGCCAGGCTCGAGCAGGCGGAGGCAGAGCTCGCCCACCTTCAGGAGAGGGTGAGGGACACGCAGGCTACCCTCAGAAGGCTCGAACTCGACAGGGAGTATGTGCTAAAGCAGGAATCAGAACTCAAAAACAAAAGGGCACACATCGAGCAGGAGAGGCGCGCGAACCTCGAGAGGATTCAGACCCACGCCCAAGAGAAAAGAGAGATAGAGGAAAAGGTCGAAGAGAAACAGCAGCGGCTCGAGCAGGTGTCCCGTGAGATTGCCCACCTTCAGCAGATAAGGCGTGCGCTCGAGGAGGAGGTGGAGCAGCACAGGACAGAGCTGATGTCCATCCAGATGCAGCTGAGTGAGGTTGCGAGCAAAAAGGAGGGGCTCATGGAGGAGCGGGAGAGGCTCGCACGGGATGTGGAGCAGGCGAGGGCGCTCGTGGAGGAGAGGGGCGTTGACATCGAGGAGGATGTACCCTCAGTGGAGGAGCTGCAAAGGAGGATAGCCTCGATAGAGCGCCAGATGGAGAGGTTGGAGCCAGTGAACATGAGGGCGCTGGAGGAATACGATGCAACGCTCACCAGAAAGAAAGAGCTCGAGGAGCGAAAGAGCATCCTTGAGAGGGAGCGCGAGGAGATTCTCCAGAGGATAGAGCACTACGAGCATATGAAGCGGCAGGAGTTCATGAGGACGTTCAACGCCATCAACGACAACTTCCAGAAGGTGTTCTCCGAGCTGTCCCATGGCACTGGCACGCTCGTGCTGGAAAACGAGGACGACCCGTTTGCAGGAGGAATGAGCATCAGGGCAAAGCCCGCCAACAAGACTGTGCAGAGGCTCGAGGCGATGAGTGGAGGTGAGAAAAGCCTCACTGCGCTGGCGTTCATACTCGCCATCCAGCAGCACAACCCAGCCCCCTTCTACGTGTTCGACGAGGTGGACATGTTCCTGGACGGTGTGAACGCCGAGAGAGTGGCAAAGCTCATCCAGCACTCCTCAGAGAATGCCCAGTTCATCGTGGTCTCCCTGAGAAAGCCCATGATAGAGGCCGCCACATATCTGGTTGGGGTGGCGATGCAGGAAAAGGACACGTCCTACATAACGGGCGTGAGGCTGAAGAAGCCAGAGGTGCTCAAAAAAGAGATATAG
- the argH gene encoding argininosuccinate lyase: MSILRRGRFTSPMDEHVMAFTSSMQWDSWLFPHDLDVDRAHVVMLHRMGHISTDDAARILTGLKEIEEQGFDGLPEAEDVHEAVESALVARVGEVGGRMHTARSRNDEVATCLRMAVREEMLAMLHALIELRDVLLSIAAEHRRTIMPGFTHLQHAQPTTLAHHMLAHEQAFSRDCERILDCLSRVNVCPLGSAAFASTSFEIDRELTSKLLGFDAPLENTMDAISSRDFAIEAVGCASMVMLNLSRLCEELVIWSTSEFSLVQLPDAYTSTSSIMPQKKNPDVAEIARAKSGTVVGELMSLMMIVKGLPLSYNRDLQEANPHIMRALKETLFTLKVCTGMLEGAVFNTERMRELSPAGFACATELANTLVRCTGIPFRHAHSIVGALAREGKEHPTPSDIDRIALEVVGKPLSEMGLEPSDVQGALDTFSCVQRHAGTGGPSPESTKGAIQRARGLLEAHERVVREVEERVHTARLMLKEACNTIMGAE, from the coding sequence ATGAGCATTCTGAGAAGGGGGAGGTTCACCTCTCCCATGGACGAGCATGTGATGGCATTCACCTCATCCATGCAATGGGACAGCTGGCTGTTCCCTCACGACCTCGATGTGGACAGGGCTCACGTGGTGATGCTGCACAGGATGGGGCACATCTCCACTGATGATGCTGCACGCATACTCACAGGGCTGAAGGAAATCGAAGAGCAGGGGTTCGATGGGCTACCAGAGGCAGAGGACGTGCACGAGGCAGTGGAGAGTGCGCTCGTCGCCCGCGTGGGCGAGGTGGGGGGCAGGATGCACACCGCACGCTCACGCAACGACGAGGTGGCAACGTGCCTTCGGATGGCTGTGAGGGAGGAGATGCTCGCCATGCTGCACGCCCTCATCGAGCTCAGGGATGTGCTCCTCAGCATAGCGGCAGAGCACAGACGCACCATCATGCCGGGGTTCACACACCTGCAGCATGCCCAACCCACCACGCTCGCACACCACATGCTCGCCCACGAACAGGCATTCTCGAGGGACTGTGAGCGGATACTGGACTGTCTTTCGAGGGTCAACGTGTGCCCGCTTGGCTCAGCTGCGTTTGCCTCCACCTCGTTCGAGATAGACAGGGAGCTCACCTCCAAGCTTTTGGGCTTCGATGCACCACTCGAGAACACGATGGATGCCATAAGCTCGAGGGACTTTGCCATCGAGGCAGTGGGCTGTGCCAGCATGGTCATGCTCAATCTCTCGAGGCTGTGCGAGGAACTCGTGATATGGAGCACCAGCGAGTTCTCTCTGGTGCAGCTTCCAGATGCGTACACCTCCACCTCGTCCATCATGCCACAGAAGAAGAACCCCGATGTGGCAGAGATTGCGCGGGCAAAGAGCGGCACGGTGGTGGGGGAGCTCATGTCCCTGATGATGATTGTGAAAGGGCTTCCCCTCTCGTACAACAGGGACCTTCAGGAGGCAAACCCCCACATCATGCGGGCCCTCAAGGAGACGCTCTTCACACTCAAGGTGTGCACAGGAATGCTCGAGGGGGCGGTGTTCAACACAGAGAGGATGAGAGAACTTTCGCCAGCGGGCTTTGCGTGTGCCACCGAGCTTGCCAACACGCTCGTGAGATGCACTGGAATACCGTTCAGGCATGCCCACTCCATCGTTGGCGCACTCGCAAGAGAGGGAAAGGAGCACCCCACGCCCTCCGACATCGACAGAATAGCCCTCGAGGTGGTGGGAAAGCCGCTCTCCGAGATGGGGCTTGAGCCATCAGATGTGCAGGGGGCGCTGGATACATTCTCGTGCGTGCAGCGCCATGCTGGCACTGGAGGACCCTCTCCAGAGAGCACGAAAGGTGCGATTCAGCGGGCAAGGGGGCTACTTGAAGCTCACGAGAGGGTGGTGAGAGAAGTGGAGGAGCGGGTGCACACTGCAAGGCTCATGCTCAAAGAGGCGTGCAACACTATCATGGGTGCAGAGTGA
- a CDS encoding GIY-YIG nuclease family protein: MYWGRKGVYTLIVYLPTRSSIEVGSLGELVLEEGYYTYTGSAWGAGGMKRVLRHLSVAGRNVRRWHIDYLLPHVHIAGCVMSYLSKSAECLIARALSEKMGEVRGFGCSDCSCTSHLHYLQQPPLVHVLAAHIRAERSHAAL; this comes from the coding sequence ATGTACTGGGGGCGCAAGGGAGTGTACACATTGATCGTATACCTTCCCACCCGTAGCAGCATAGAGGTGGGCTCGCTCGGAGAGCTCGTGCTCGAGGAGGGGTACTACACCTACACGGGCTCGGCATGGGGTGCTGGAGGAATGAAGAGGGTGCTGCGCCATCTCTCTGTGGCAGGACGAAACGTGAGAAGATGGCACATAGACTATCTGCTTCCTCACGTGCACATCGCTGGCTGTGTGATGTCATACCTGTCAAAGAGTGCGGAGTGCCTAATCGCCAGGGCACTCTCCGAGAAGATGGGGGAGGTAAGGGGTTTTGGGTGCTCAGACTGCTCGTGTACCTCTCATCTGCACTATCTTCAGCAGCCTCCGCTGGTGCACGTGCTCGCAGCCCACATCAGGGCAGAGCGCTCACATGCTGCTCTTTGA
- a CDS encoding 6-carboxyhexanoate--CoA ligase, with protein MFNVRMRSSRQRGEKGVHVSGTERIVKEDEVAHTVERLEEVRARELACESLCGEGVPRRTAERTPETLLGR; from the coding sequence ATGTTCAATGTGAGGATGCGCTCCTCAAGGCAAAGGGGCGAAAAGGGCGTGCACGTGTCTGGCACCGAGCGTATAGTGAAGGAGGACGAGGTGGCACACACCGTGGAGCGGCTGGAGGAGGTAAGGGCAAGGGAGCTGGCATGCGAGTCGCTGTGTGGGGAGGGAGTTCCAAGGCGCACAGCAGAGCGCACGCCAGAGACCCTGCTTGGGAGGTAG
- a CDS encoding glycosyltransferase — METLVFLLTTTFYPPYHVGGDAVSVRLQAELLASLGHEVHVVFSPAAFRMKGGRLKELAEEEHGVYLHPIWKKTLDPLWAYLTGRTPNASSLEQLARELSPDVVHHHNISLLGLDVLRLRAERTLYTAHDPWLLCPKSDLLRGGRVCATPKRCWACTLAHARPPQLWRLTSALERALQHIHCVVAPSRFYAELLGHLSVPVVHIPNFSPKLTYHPSPSPHILYSGVLEPHKGILQLAEQMCSTSTPYTLVVVGRGSLSRRLSHLANRHEQVEYFGWVDSSTLEQLRARASFVVLPSRWYENCPMAVIEAYASGVPVLVSRMGGLPEMVAHGKSGFVMGERLGEVFDAVESSDISQLKRGALEMHEERYSPQAFLRQYMQVLM; from the coding sequence ATGGAGACGCTCGTGTTTTTGCTCACCACCACCTTCTATCCCCCATACCACGTGGGTGGGGATGCGGTCTCCGTGAGGCTTCAGGCAGAGCTCCTTGCATCACTGGGCCATGAGGTGCACGTGGTGTTCAGCCCGGCGGCGTTTCGCATGAAGGGAGGAAGGCTAAAAGAGCTGGCAGAGGAGGAGCATGGCGTGTACCTCCACCCCATATGGAAAAAAACGCTCGACCCCCTGTGGGCATATCTCACGGGACGCACGCCCAACGCCTCCTCGCTCGAGCAGCTCGCAAGAGAGCTCTCACCTGACGTGGTGCACCACCACAACATTTCTCTCCTCGGGCTCGATGTGCTGAGACTCAGGGCAGAGCGCACGCTGTACACTGCCCATGACCCATGGCTGCTGTGCCCCAAGAGCGATCTTCTCAGGGGGGGAAGGGTGTGCGCCACACCAAAAAGGTGCTGGGCATGCACGCTCGCCCATGCCCGCCCACCCCAGCTGTGGAGGTTGACATCAGCGCTGGAGAGAGCCCTGCAGCACATACACTGCGTCGTGGCGCCAAGCAGGTTCTATGCCGAGCTGCTCGGACATCTCTCGGTGCCGGTGGTGCACATTCCCAATTTCTCACCCAAGCTGACGTATCATCCCAGCCCCTCACCTCATATCCTGTACTCGGGCGTGCTCGAGCCCCACAAGGGCATCCTGCAGCTCGCAGAGCAGATGTGCTCCACGAGCACACCCTACACACTCGTGGTGGTGGGAAGGGGCTCCCTCTCGAGGAGGCTCTCTCATCTTGCCAATCGCCACGAGCAGGTCGAGTATTTCGGATGGGTGGACAGCAGCACGCTCGAGCAGCTAAGGGCAAGGGCGTCGTTTGTGGTGCTCCCCTCGAGATGGTATGAGAACTGCCCGATGGCGGTGATAGAGGCGTATGCGAGCGGAGTGCCAGTGCTCGTATCGAGAATGGGGGGCCTGCCCGAGATGGTTGCGCATGGCAAGAGTGGCTTCGTGATGGGCGAGCGGCTCGGCGAGGTGTTCGATGCCGTGGAGAGCTCCGACATCTCTCAGCTGAAGAGGGGAGCGCTCGAGATGCACGAGGAGAGGTACTCTCCACAAGCCTTTTTAAGACAGTACATGCAGGTGTTGATGTGA
- the rimI gene encoding ribosomal protein S18-alanine N-acetyltransferase, which produces MLTVRHFEPKDYHEVLGIERLVFSDREAEEYVSYYFMQREHFFVAQLDTRVVGYAVGYVSGEMGKVFSIAVHPMFRGRGIGSSLMIRLLTSLIASGASYVMLEVRVSNYAAQRLYRKLGFTQIYRVPMYYPDGEDAYVYALIAPPRPMVMEES; this is translated from the coding sequence ATGCTCACAGTGCGACACTTCGAGCCCAAGGACTACCATGAGGTGCTGGGAATAGAGAGGCTCGTGTTCTCTGACAGGGAGGCAGAGGAGTATGTGAGCTATTACTTCATGCAGAGGGAACACTTCTTCGTGGCACAGCTTGACACCAGAGTGGTGGGATATGCGGTGGGCTATGTGAGCGGGGAGATGGGAAAGGTGTTCTCGATAGCAGTTCACCCCATGTTCAGGGGAAGGGGCATAGGCAGCTCCCTCATGATTCGCCTGCTCACCTCGCTCATCGCGTCTGGAGCCTCCTATGTGATGCTTGAGGTCAGGGTGAGCAACTATGCTGCCCAGAGGCTGTACAGGAAATTGGGATTCACCCAGATATATAGGGTTCCAATGTACTACCCGGATGGAGAGGATGCATACGTATATGCGTTAATAGCGCCCCCAAGGCCCATGGTGATGGAGGAGAGCTGA
- a CDS encoding metallophosphoesterase family protein — translation MKVLLVADAHGRYTWIPHLVHDAGSVDVSVIAGDLTNFGPPMLAARLIGMLPAPVLAVGGNCDPPEVHHTIERAGGVCVHATLHTLDDVVFMGVGGSNPTPFSTPFELPEEKIGSILTSLMEKAEEMGGTRVLVSHAPPYGVLDEVGGTHVGSRAVAALLGRVDAILCGHIHEARGIERVQGTLVVNPGPAFNAMAALVWVGDGVRAELMEVEGHDS, via the coding sequence ATGAAGGTGCTGCTGGTTGCAGATGCCCATGGGCGGTACACATGGATTCCCCACCTCGTGCACGATGCTGGAAGTGTGGATGTCAGCGTGATAGCGGGCGACCTTACCAACTTTGGACCTCCCATGCTGGCTGCACGCCTCATCGGTATGCTGCCAGCACCCGTGCTCGCGGTTGGGGGAAACTGCGACCCCCCAGAGGTGCACCACACGATTGAGCGCGCGGGAGGCGTGTGCGTGCACGCGACACTTCACACACTCGATGATGTGGTGTTCATGGGGGTGGGTGGCTCGAACCCCACACCCTTTTCCACCCCGTTCGAGCTTCCCGAGGAGAAGATTGGCTCCATCTTGACCTCGCTCATGGAGAAAGCCGAGGAGATGGGGGGCACCCGTGTGCTCGTGAGCCATGCCCCTCCGTATGGTGTGCTGGACGAGGTGGGGGGGACACATGTGGGCAGCCGCGCGGTGGCGGCGCTGCTGGGAAGGGTGGACGCCATTCTGTGCGGACACATCCACGAGGCACGGGGCATCGAGAGGGTGCAGGGCACGCTGGTGGTGAACCCAGGTCCAGCGTTCAACGCAATGGCTGCCCTCGTGTGGGTGGGGGATGGCGTGAGGGCAGAGCTGATGGAGGTTGAAGGGCATGATTCCTGA
- the mfnA gene encoding tyrosine decarboxylase MfnA: MIPEKGEGIESVMLELSKLHELDTDYTRVFSSMCTRPHPVAVRAHLLYMESNLGDPGLFPASVEIERRLIGMLGSLAGGEEVRGYITTGGTESNIQAIRAALHMARMQGATPTNVVVPESAHFSFEKVASMLGIELRRAKLDEQMRVDVGSMESLIDEGTAAIVGIAGTTEFGQIDPIEQLSQLALEWGVHLHVDAAFGGFVIPFLHTSMRWNFECKGISSMCIDPHKMGMSTIPCGSLLFRQETLLDGLGVDTPYLTSKRQYSLTGTRTGATAAGAYAVMRHLGRRGYARVVGECMRLTRMLAEEARDMGIEPAIEPLMNVLTLRVPEPREVERALMRRGWYTSITRQPECLRLVIMPHATERAVLQLADDLKDVLVALGVSQSL; the protein is encoded by the coding sequence ATGATTCCTGAGAAGGGCGAGGGAATTGAGAGCGTGATGCTCGAGCTTTCCAAGCTGCACGAACTGGACACCGACTACACGAGGGTGTTCTCCTCGATGTGCACGAGGCCCCATCCAGTGGCGGTGAGAGCCCACCTGCTCTACATGGAGTCCAACCTTGGAGACCCCGGTCTGTTTCCAGCCAGCGTGGAAATCGAGCGCAGGCTCATAGGCATGCTGGGCTCGCTTGCTGGAGGTGAAGAGGTGCGCGGCTATATCACCACTGGAGGCACCGAGTCCAACATACAGGCCATCAGGGCAGCTCTCCACATGGCGAGGATGCAGGGAGCAACACCCACCAATGTGGTGGTTCCAGAGAGCGCTCACTTCTCCTTTGAGAAGGTTGCCTCGATGCTGGGCATAGAGCTTCGAAGGGCCAAACTCGACGAACAGATGCGGGTGGATGTGGGCTCCATGGAGTCCCTCATCGACGAGGGTACGGCTGCCATTGTGGGTATTGCGGGAACAACGGAGTTTGGTCAGATTGACCCCATCGAGCAGCTCTCGCAGCTGGCTCTGGAGTGGGGAGTCCACCTGCACGTGGATGCGGCGTTTGGGGGATTTGTGATTCCGTTTCTTCACACATCCATGAGGTGGAACTTCGAGTGCAAGGGCATAAGCTCGATGTGCATAGACCCCCATAAGATGGGAATGTCCACCATCCCCTGTGGCTCACTGCTGTTCAGGCAGGAAACCCTCCTCGATGGCTTGGGCGTGGATACGCCCTACCTGACATCTAAAAGGCAGTACTCCCTTACGGGAACAAGGACGGGAGCCACCGCTGCTGGGGCATATGCCGTGATGCGACATCTGGGAAGGAGGGGATATGCGAGGGTGGTGGGTGAGTGCATGCGGCTCACGAGGATGCTGGCAGAAGAGGCACGGGACATGGGTATAGAGCCAGCGATAGAACCCCTGATGAACGTGCTCACCCTGAGGGTGCCAGAGCCCAGAGAGGTGGAAAGGGCACTGATGAGGAGGGGATGGTACACCTCCATCACCCGCCAGCCAGAGTGTCTCAGGCTTGTGATCATGCCCCATGCCACAGAGCGGGCGGTGCTGCAGTTAGCGGATGACCTGAAGGATGTGCTGGTGGCGCTGGGAGTCTCACAAAGTTTATAA
- a CDS encoding prenyltransferase/squalene oxidase repeat-containing protein, producing MDREKLIAYIRKRRNPDGGYVFARGLPSTPQDTFYALSCLRRLGVTPQEPMRSMEYARAVLDETPTLFKTYYALGSLLALEQPIEEYARVVRRVVDVEGFLRGAGSGNADVGYGGFSSPLCTLLMMLVLCKWFEIRGHEEDVASRVLDMRCEDGGFGAGTSDIRTTYLATACLRLVGVDIRDQKLERFVRSCEHPEGGFSATPNTRMVYIEDIYAGCMLERMLGCTPRASNMRAISRFQNSDGGFRRSPYAGISSLQCCHLATSVLTHEREPPRTEVV from the coding sequence ATGGACAGAGAAAAGCTCATAGCATATATCAGGAAGAGGAGAAACCCAGATGGGGGGTACGTATTTGCAAGGGGGCTCCCGTCCACCCCTCAGGACACCTTCTACGCCCTCTCCTGTCTGAGGAGGCTGGGAGTTACCCCTCAAGAGCCCATGAGGAGCATGGAGTACGCCAGAGCGGTGCTCGATGAGACCCCCACTCTCTTCAAGACATACTATGCACTGGGCTCTCTTCTGGCTCTTGAGCAGCCCATCGAGGAATATGCTCGTGTGGTTAGGAGGGTGGTGGATGTAGAAGGGTTCCTGAGGGGAGCTGGGAGCGGAAATGCCGATGTGGGCTATGGAGGCTTTTCATCCCCCCTGTGCACTTTGCTGATGATGCTCGTCCTCTGTAAGTGGTTTGAGATAAGGGGACACGAGGAGGATGTTGCATCGAGGGTGCTGGATATGAGATGCGAAGATGGGGGCTTTGGTGCGGGCACCTCGGACATCAGGACGACCTACCTTGCCACAGCCTGCCTTCGGCTCGTGGGGGTGGACATCCGCGACCAAAAGCTCGAGAGGTTCGTGCGCTCATGCGAGCACCCCGAAGGTGGCTTTTCGGCAACCCCAAACACCCGCATGGTGTACATCGAGGACATATATGCTGGATGCATGCTCGAGCGCATGCTTGGATGCACTCCACGAGCCTCGAACATGCGAGCAATAAGTCGCTTTCAGAATTCAGATGGCGGGTTTCGTCGTTCTCCCTATGCGGGCATCTCCAGCCTCCAGTGCTGCCATCTTGCCACAAGCGTGCTGACTCATGAAAGGGAGCCCCCACGTACCGAGGTGGTATAA